One window of the Pelmatolapia mariae isolate MD_Pm_ZW linkage group LG15, Pm_UMD_F_2, whole genome shotgun sequence genome contains the following:
- the mtif3 gene encoding translation initiation factor IF-3, mitochondrial, whose protein sequence is MSAGCVRWVLSHAVRTVCGGSPVYTPPALRFTICSKRCNIIAASWRRSAFSTEVHNTEQTPAAPKKKKQDPRANASISSIGRKIPERQIQVISAAGENLGVMHRADVIRMMDEEGLKLVLLSEHKDPPVYQLMSGKQIHEEQLKMREKKKAKAVPVQVKELSFSVGIASHDLTTKLKQVESWLEKKHHVKITLRAVRRESAVNLDATLEQIVEQMEVMVGFVSRPKVIRDGKAAVCILRPPSAKELSQKGKNKAAETQPANSTSEAAQSETSSVGSTDTTQGSTQH, encoded by the exons ATGTCTGCAGGCTGTGTAAGATGGGTGCTAAGCCATGCAGTGAGAACGGTGTGTGGTGGGAGTCCCGTGTATACGCCACCAGCCTTAAGATTTACAATATGCAGCAAAAGATGTAATATCATCGCTGCCTCCTGGAGACGGTCTGCTTTCTCCACTGAAGTACACAACACAGAACAAACTCCAGCCGCgccaaagaagaaaaagcaagatCCCCGAGCTAATGCCTCGATCAGCAGCATCGGCCGTAAGATCCCTGAGCGTCAGATACAGGTGATAAGTGCAGCTGGTGAGAACCTGGGCGTCATGCACCGTGCAGATGTCATCAGAATGATGGATGAGGAGGGTCTCAAGTTAGTGCTACTCAGTGAGCACAAAGACCCACCAGTCTACCAGCTGATGAGCGGCAAACAGATACACGAGGAGCAACTAAAAATGCGGGAGAAGAAGAAAGCGAAAGCAG TTCCTGTGCAGGTGAAGGAGCTCAGCTTTTCAGTTGGCATAGCGTCTCATGACCTCACCACAAAGCTGAAGCAGGTGGAGAGCTGGCTGGAAAAGAAACACCATGTAAAGATCACTCTGCGGGCAGTACGTCGTGAATCTGCAGTTAACCTG GATGCCACTCTGGAGCAAATCGTGGAACAAATGGAAGTAATGGTGGGATTTGTCTCCAGGCCAAAAGTGATACGTGATGGCAAAGCAGCCGTGTGCATCCTCCGACCGCCTTCAGCAAAGGAACTGTCACAAAAAGGAAAGAACAaggctgcagaaacacagcctGCCAACTCCACTTCAGAGGCCGCTCAGAGTGAAACGTCTTCTGTTGGCAGCACGGACACAACACAAGGGTCCACACAGCACTGA